A window of Mucilaginibacter sp. PAMC 26640 contains these coding sequences:
- a CDS encoding alpha/beta hydrolase: MAHNLFYNEQTEKHSFFSVKEKAWHGLGQIVQDYPTSAEAIRYAGLDYTVEKRPLFTNALNNELAGFDTDFATSKLDVPAFYATVRNDNDTVLGVVGKDYEVVQNADAFQFFDAIVGGGDGIKYETAGALGKGERIFITAKLPDYIKVGKQDLIEQYLFLTTSHDGFGSITAAFTPTRIVCNNTLNAALRNQSGGIKIRHTASANDRLKQAHTLMGISHVVAQELEELFNHWAKVRITDVQVKKLIQVALAPNKEVILNLELGLLDKLSTTYTNIVDNAYAYAMGNPTQQMETTAGTVFGAYNAITGYYQNVRNFKDGDAKFKSIMDGTAKQRAQVAFDLCGNFARLGADALNLN; the protein is encoded by the coding sequence ATGGCACACAATCTTTTTTATAACGAGCAGACAGAAAAACACAGTTTTTTTAGTGTAAAGGAAAAAGCATGGCACGGTTTGGGGCAGATCGTTCAGGATTACCCCACCAGTGCGGAAGCGATCCGCTATGCGGGATTAGATTACACCGTGGAAAAACGCCCTTTGTTCACCAATGCGCTGAACAATGAATTAGCAGGGTTTGATACCGATTTTGCGACCTCCAAATTAGATGTACCTGCATTTTATGCCACCGTTCGCAATGATAATGATACCGTTTTAGGCGTAGTGGGTAAAGATTACGAAGTGGTTCAGAACGCCGATGCATTCCAGTTCTTTGATGCCATCGTAGGTGGTGGTGACGGTATCAAATACGAAACAGCGGGGGCTTTGGGTAAGGGGGAGCGCATCTTTATTACCGCCAAATTACCTGATTATATCAAAGTCGGTAAACAGGATTTAATAGAACAGTATTTATTCCTGACCACTTCGCACGATGGTTTCGGCAGTATTACCGCCGCTTTTACCCCTACACGTATCGTTTGTAACAATACCTTAAACGCTGCTTTGCGCAACCAGTCGGGTGGTATTAAGATACGGCACACCGCCTCTGCTAACGACCGCCTGAAACAGGCGCATACCTTAATGGGCATTTCGCATGTAGTGGCGCAGGAATTAGAGGAACTTTTTAATCATTGGGCAAAAGTGCGTATTACCGATGTACAAGTGAAAAAACTAATACAGGTTGCACTGGCACCAAACAAAGAGGTTATCCTAAATCTCGAATTGGGTTTACTGGATAAGCTGTCTACTACCTATACCAATATCGTGGATAACGCTTATGCCTATGCGATGGGTAACCCGACCCAGCAAATGGAAACCACGGCAGGGACAGTTTTCGGTGCATATAATGCCATTACAGGTTATTATCAGAACGTCCGCAACTTCAAGGACGGCGACGCCAAATTCAAATCTATCATGGACGGTACGGCCAAACAACGTGCGCAGGTCGCTTTTGACCTTTGCGGAAATTTTGCCCGTCTGGGTGCGGATGCTTTAAATCTTAATTAA